In Candidatus Paracaedimonas acanthamoebae, one DNA window encodes the following:
- a CDS encoding DUF1003 domain-containing protein, with protein sequence MSKNTKTTCCICNLKLENASLFPLVFLRDEVFECIKQDHQNIEKKDFICLKDIDHYKLGCLKKMMPDIKSSEEHVINSLKHQKNISKNLNHTYHEKRTFGEKLADKVAAFGGSWSFIISFGVFMIGWTLFNSYKVLTHPFDPYPYILLNLILSCLAALQAPIIMMSQNRQEAKDRLRATHDYEVNLKAEFEIRMLNNKLDAYIQSSEKHLKSLENNKEN encoded by the coding sequence ATGTCTAAAAACACAAAAACAACGTGTTGTATTTGCAACCTAAAATTAGAAAATGCCTCTTTATTCCCTCTTGTTTTTCTAAGAGATGAAGTGTTTGAGTGTATTAAACAAGATCATCAGAACATTGAAAAAAAGGATTTCATCTGTCTTAAAGACATCGATCACTATAAATTAGGATGCCTTAAGAAAATGATGCCAGATATAAAATCCTCAGAAGAGCACGTGATTAATAGTCTTAAACATCAAAAGAACATCTCTAAGAACTTAAATCATACTTATCATGAAAAACGAACTTTTGGCGAAAAGCTTGCTGATAAAGTTGCCGCATTTGGAGGAAGCTGGAGTTTCATTATCAGCTTTGGGGTCTTTATGATAGGATGGACTCTCTTTAATTCTTATAAAGTTCTTACACACCCTTTCGACCCCTACCCTTATATTCTTTTAAATTTGATCTTATCGTGTCTTGCAGCCCTTCAAGCCCCAATTATTATGATGAGTCAAAATCGTCAAGAAGCGAAAGACCGCTTACGCGCGACTCATGATTATGAAGTCAATCTTAAAGCAGAATTTGAAATTAGGATGCTCAATAATAAGTTAGATGCCTATATTCAATCATCCGAAAAACACTTAAAATCCTTGGAAAACAATAAGGAAAATTAA
- a CDS encoding outer membrane protein assembly factor BamD — MPYIHVQRYSTLVIISILSILSACSSTEDEKYVERSVEELYNTGLTELKERKFNKAAIAFDEVERQHPYSQWATQAQLMSSYAHYQNQKYEKALAALDTFIQLHPAHPDISYAYYLQGLCYYEQLSPVERDQKMTELAVDSFQEIVKRFPKSSYAKDAKLKLNLLQDIMAAKQMYVGRYYQTQKKYISAMNRFSKVIKDFQTTAHVPEALHRLVEVYLALNLKEEALSTASILSHNFPASNWYAETYLLIKGEDFREKNAEEHLTWFNKLWNDK, encoded by the coding sequence ATGCCTTATATTCATGTTCAAAGATATTCTACTTTAGTCATCATAAGTATACTTTCAATTTTATCGGCTTGTTCAAGTACAGAAGATGAAAAATATGTCGAGAGATCTGTAGAGGAACTCTATAATACAGGTTTGACTGAACTAAAAGAGCGTAAATTCAATAAAGCGGCAATTGCATTTGATGAAGTTGAACGCCAACATCCTTATTCTCAATGGGCAACACAAGCACAACTCATGTCTTCATATGCTCATTATCAAAATCAAAAATATGAAAAGGCGTTAGCTGCTTTAGATACTTTCATTCAACTACATCCTGCACATCCTGATATATCTTATGCTTATTACCTGCAGGGCCTTTGCTACTATGAGCAACTTTCTCCTGTAGAAAGAGATCAAAAAATGACAGAGCTTGCTGTAGACTCTTTTCAAGAAATTGTAAAACGATTCCCCAAAAGTAGTTATGCAAAAGATGCAAAATTAAAACTTAATTTACTTCAAGATATCATGGCAGCTAAGCAAATGTATGTGGGGCGTTATTATCAAACACAGAAAAAATACATATCTGCAATGAATCGTTTCAGTAAAGTTATAAAGGATTTTCAGACGACGGCACATGTTCCTGAAGCTCTCCATCGTCTTGTCGAAGTTTATCTCGCCCTTAATCTAAAAGAAGAAGCTTTATCTACAGCTTCGATCTTGAGTCATAATTTTCCAGCAAGTAATTGGTATGCAGAAACTTATCTTTTGATAAAAGGAGAAGATTTTAGAGAAAAGAATGCAGAAGAACATTTAACTTGGTTTAATAAGCTTTGGAATGACAAATAA
- the ligA gene encoding NAD-dependent DNA ligase LigA, producing the protein MIDSKKITSIKELTELEAQAELRYLAKEIAYHDSLYHQKDQPEIDDATYDALRQRNAAIELKFPHLIRPDSPSKKVGYKVAPGFSKITHLTPMLSLDNAFTENDVTDFLDRARRFLGLNSEEIEVIAEPKIDGLSCSLRYENGFLKQAATRGDGEIGEDVTENVKTIKGIPHHIPSSQILEIRGEIYIKHSDFNDLNSLRVKSGESLFANPRNAAAGSLRQLDSRITAARPLEFFAYGYSKYPVNVKTHLEGLQCLKEWFFPVNPLIESCASLTDILSFYKKLETLRSGLDYDIDGVVYKINSLALQQRLGNVARAPRYAIAHKFPPEQAQTILENIILQVGRTGVLTPVAQLTPINVGGVIVSRATLHNEDELKRKDIRVGDRVLIQRAGDVIPQVIKVLNPDRSDRSLPFKFPDLCPICESYIERLPDQAARRCTGGLYCPSQAALRLKHFVSRDAFDIEGLGAKHIEHFFHEGLLKTPVDIFTFEVQDSSSLNPLATREGWGEKSAQNLFSAINNRRNISLERFIYALGISQIGQTTAKLLAYHYGSYLQWKVSMQKAAEGQEIERQNLLSIDGIGPSVGEDLLSFFKEQHNIEILENLEKYITIEDSLSPILEHSPISGKVIVFTGSLTTLTRAEAKARAESLGAKVAGSVSSKTDYVVCGADTGSKANKAKELGVKLLTEDEWLSLIQGLDQ; encoded by the coding sequence TTGATAGATTCAAAAAAAATTACCTCTATCAAGGAGTTAACGGAACTTGAAGCCCAAGCAGAGCTTAGATATTTAGCCAAAGAGATTGCTTACCATGATTCTCTTTATCATCAGAAAGATCAGCCTGAAATCGACGATGCCACATATGATGCATTACGACAAAGAAATGCGGCGATAGAGCTCAAATTTCCTCACTTAATACGTCCAGATAGCCCTTCTAAAAAGGTAGGTTATAAAGTTGCTCCTGGCTTTTCTAAGATCACTCATTTAACGCCAATGCTCTCTCTCGACAATGCCTTTACTGAGAATGATGTGACTGATTTTCTTGATCGTGCACGTCGATTCTTGGGCTTAAATTCAGAAGAGATTGAGGTTATTGCAGAGCCTAAGATTGATGGGCTTTCATGCTCTCTTCGATATGAAAACGGCTTTCTCAAACAAGCAGCAACAAGAGGTGATGGTGAAATAGGTGAAGATGTCACTGAAAACGTCAAAACGATAAAAGGAATTCCTCATCACATCCCCTCCTCTCAAATTTTAGAGATAAGGGGAGAAATTTATATAAAACATAGTGATTTTAATGATCTTAATTCTTTAAGAGTAAAATCTGGAGAGTCTCTTTTTGCAAATCCCCGAAATGCTGCTGCAGGATCCTTAAGACAACTAGATTCTCGTATTACTGCCGCTCGTCCTTTAGAGTTTTTTGCTTATGGGTATAGTAAATATCCTGTCAACGTAAAAACTCATTTAGAAGGACTACAATGCCTTAAAGAATGGTTTTTCCCCGTTAATCCTCTTATCGAGTCATGCGCTTCTCTCACTGATATCTTATCATTTTATAAAAAATTAGAAACACTCCGATCTGGGCTTGATTATGATATCGATGGTGTTGTTTATAAAATCAATTCTTTAGCCTTACAACAGCGCCTCGGGAATGTCGCACGAGCGCCGCGTTACGCAATTGCCCATAAATTTCCCCCAGAACAAGCTCAAACTATTCTAGAAAATATTATCCTGCAAGTTGGCAGAACCGGCGTCTTAACACCTGTTGCTCAATTAACGCCCATCAATGTGGGCGGTGTTATCGTCTCACGAGCTACTTTGCATAATGAAGATGAACTTAAGAGAAAAGATATTCGTGTTGGAGATCGGGTCCTTATTCAGCGCGCAGGGGATGTAATTCCCCAGGTTATAAAAGTCTTAAACCCTGATCGATCAGATCGTTCTCTACCTTTTAAATTTCCAGATCTTTGCCCTATTTGTGAAAGTTATATTGAACGACTTCCTGATCAAGCGGCGCGCCGTTGTACGGGGGGCCTTTATTGTCCTTCTCAAGCTGCTCTTCGATTAAAACATTTCGTTTCGCGGGATGCTTTTGATATTGAAGGCTTGGGCGCAAAACATATTGAACACTTTTTCCACGAAGGCCTTTTAAAGACGCCGGTTGATATATTTACCTTTGAAGTTCAAGACAGTAGCAGCTTGAATCCTTTGGCGACGCGCGAAGGATGGGGAGAAAAATCAGCCCAAAATTTATTTTCAGCAATTAACAATCGCCGAAATATTTCACTTGAAAGATTCATTTATGCCTTAGGTATCTCTCAAATAGGACAAACTACGGCAAAATTACTTGCCTATCATTATGGAAGTTACCTTCAATGGAAAGTCTCGATGCAAAAGGCGGCTGAAGGTCAAGAAATAGAACGCCAAAATCTTCTAAGCATTGATGGAATTGGTCCAAGTGTGGGTGAAGATCTCCTTAGCTTTTTTAAAGAGCAACATAATATCGAGATTTTGGAAAACCTTGAAAAATATATCACCATTGAGGATAGTCTCTCTCCAATTCTAGAACATTCCCCCATTAGTGGGAAAGTTATTGTTTTTACCGGAAGTTTAACTACTTTAACCCGTGCAGAAGCCAAAGCGCGCGCAGAATCGCTGGGCGCAAAAGTCGCAGGATCGGTCTCTTCTAAAACAGATTACGTCGTTTGTGGTGCCGATACAGGTAGTAAAGCAAATAAAGCTAAAGAGCTCGGTGTTAAGCTTCTAACTGAGGATGAATGGCTCTCTCTTATTCAGGGATTGGATCAATAA
- the recN gene encoding DNA repair protein RecN: MLQTLSITNVVLIDQLNLEFKTGFGALTGETGAGKSILLDALGLALGERSNTNLIRPKEDQATVTAEFLVSETHPVHKLLNEQGLSAGDTIILRRILTRDGRSRAFVNDQTVSLNLLKTIGEILVEIHGQFDHLLNATSHQDVLDSFGSLEILNVQTKEAFKTYKAAKQSHQNTQEKAAKQLKNQEYLQYCLKELKELNFQENEEEILLQKRIKFQNSEKLKDIYKSSLEALSHERGAESLLLQAYKNVHKANEITHGTFDKILIVLDRALIETSEALRQLQTSFSLDIQGNETLESIEDRLYHLRSVARKHDVNIADLFAVKSKIENDLMFIQDSEETLRHLDEILENTRLVFRKNAEELSKARKNAALKLEHALSEELPPLKLENARLKVLFSELEEDNWNESGYDHVQFTVSTNPGMPFGPLTKIASGGERSRLMLALKVLLANNTQNSLLIFDEIDAGVGGAVASAIGQRLKKLSHQLQVLAITHSPQVASYAHYHMHAYKRSHLEEFQTKVYVLDDNERREEIARMLAGASVTDEARAAAEQLLKTGTHL; encoded by the coding sequence ATGCTTCAGACTCTTTCCATTACAAATGTGGTTTTAATCGACCAATTAAATCTTGAATTTAAAACTGGTTTTGGTGCTCTTACGGGAGAAACTGGAGCCGGAAAATCCATATTACTTGATGCATTGGGGCTTGCTTTAGGTGAACGAAGTAATACGAACCTTATTCGCCCCAAAGAAGATCAAGCTACCGTAACAGCTGAATTTTTAGTTAGTGAAACTCACCCTGTTCATAAACTTTTGAATGAACAAGGACTTTCAGCAGGTGATACAATAATTCTTCGGCGTATCTTAACACGAGATGGCCGTTCAAGAGCTTTTGTTAATGATCAAACTGTTTCTCTCAATCTCTTAAAAACAATTGGTGAAATACTCGTAGAAATTCATGGGCAATTTGATCACTTATTGAATGCAACAAGTCACCAAGATGTTCTTGATAGCTTTGGTAGTTTAGAAATCTTAAATGTTCAAACAAAAGAAGCATTTAAGACATATAAAGCTGCAAAACAATCGCATCAAAACACCCAAGAAAAAGCTGCAAAGCAATTAAAAAACCAAGAATACTTGCAATATTGCCTCAAGGAATTAAAAGAATTAAACTTTCAAGAAAACGAAGAAGAAATTTTACTTCAAAAAAGAATAAAATTTCAAAATTCTGAAAAACTAAAAGATATTTATAAATCTTCTTTGGAGGCACTAAGTCATGAACGAGGTGCAGAATCTCTTTTATTACAAGCCTATAAAAATGTTCATAAAGCCAATGAAATTACCCATGGAACTTTTGATAAAATTTTAATTGTTTTAGATCGGGCACTTATTGAAACCAGCGAAGCTCTAAGACAACTTCAAACTTCTTTTTCTTTAGATATCCAAGGAAATGAAACGTTAGAATCAATCGAAGACCGCCTATACCACTTAAGATCAGTTGCAAGAAAACATGATGTAAACATTGCTGATTTATTTGCTGTAAAAAGTAAAATTGAAAATGATCTTATGTTCATCCAAGATTCAGAAGAAACATTGAGACATTTAGATGAAATATTAGAAAATACACGATTAGTATTTAGAAAAAATGCTGAAGAATTAAGTAAGGCTAGAAAGAATGCAGCTTTGAAGCTCGAACATGCTCTTTCTGAAGAACTCCCCCCTCTCAAACTTGAGAATGCTCGACTAAAAGTTCTTTTTTCGGAACTTGAAGAAGATAATTGGAATGAATCTGGTTATGACCATGTTCAATTTACTGTTTCAACGAACCCTGGGATGCCTTTTGGCCCTCTAACTAAAATTGCTTCTGGAGGGGAACGTTCTCGCTTAATGTTAGCTCTCAAAGTTTTATTAGCCAACAATACCCAAAATTCACTCTTGATCTTTGATGAAATTGACGCTGGAGTTGGAGGTGCTGTTGCTTCTGCAATAGGGCAACGTTTAAAAAAACTAAGCCATCAACTTCAAGTTCTGGCGATTACTCACTCTCCTCAAGTTGCAAGTTATGCACATTATCATATGCATGCTTATAAGAGATCTCATCTAGAGGAATTTCAAACTAAAGTTTATGTTTTAGATGATAATGAGCGCCGAGAAGAAATAGCTCGTATGCTTGCGGGAGCTTCTGTTACTGATGAAGCCAGAGCTGCAGCAGAACAACTTCTTAAAACAGGAACTCATCTTTGA